One Aspergillus oryzae RIB40 DNA, chromosome 2 genomic window carries:
- a CDS encoding sugar porter family MFS transporter (predicted transporter (major facilitator superfamily)), producing MRRFFGFRGRALNLAISSLGSLDFLLFGYDQGVTGGLLDLPSFIKYFPDINDKAEGIDQALKSQRSLNQGIAVASYNLGCFVGAILTIFIGNPLGRRKTIFIGCCTMATGALLQSTAFHLPHFIVGRIITGIGNGMNTSTVPTWQSESSKAHDRGKLVMIEGMLITGGITLSYWINYGFSFIPNSEVAWRFPLAFQILFAVVIFISIMNLPESPRWLVMQGRNDEALEILEYLNEKPRDDPYVINEFRSIQETVKEMSKGSYRSLFDMSEYREFHRVALAYVNQMFQQISGINLITYYAPSLYAEIGLGEGNLPKLLAACNGTEYLMAAFIPIFIIEKAGRRPLMLFGAAGMSISMAVLAGTNYRLTHLGDSQAGIGQAVFLFVFNTFFAIGWLGMTWLYPAEIVPLRIRAPTNALATSANWIFNFMVVMITPVSFTNIGYKTYVIFAVINAFMFPCVYFFFPETRYRSLEEMDNIFKKSTNVFNAVTISIKEPYRYDKHGQLKPEYLEEAIRRESVTAPAPVKPFESDDSTTEVKA from the exons ATGCGCCG GTTCTTCGGATTTAGAGGCAGAGCCTTGAACTTAGCCATTAGCTCCCTGGGCAGTCTTGATTTCTT GCTTTTCGGATATGATCAGGGCGTCACCGGTGGTCTGCTGGACCTCCCGTCGTTCATCAAATACTTCCCCGATATCAATGACAAGGCTGAGGGCATCGACCAAGCTTTGAAATCGCAGCGCAGTTTGAACCAGGGTATTGCCGTCGCATCTTACAATTTGGGATGCTTTGTTGGCGCCATCTTGACTATCTTTATCGGAAATCCGCTCGGTCGACGAAAAACCATCTTTATCGGCTGTTGTACTATGGCGACTGGGGCTTTATTGCAATCAACCGCGTTTCATTTGCCACATTTTATTGTCGGTCGGATTATCACTGGTATCGGGAATGGTATGAACACAAGTACAGTGCCCACATGGCAGTCAGAGTCATCTAAAGCCCATGATCGTGGAAAATTGGTCATGATTGAGGGTATGCTTATCACGGGAGGCATTACACTCAGTTACTGGATCAATTACG GATTTTCGTTTATCCCCAACAGTGAGGTGGCATGGCGCTTTCCCCTAGCCTTTCAGATTCTCTTCGCCGTAGTCATTTTCATCTCAATTATGAATCTGCCCGAGTCTCCGCGATGGCTAGTGATGCAGGGCCGCAACGATGAGGCATTGGAGATTCTCGAATACCTTAATGAGAAACCGCGTGACGACCCCTATGTTATCAATGAGTTTAGATCTATTCAGGAGACCGTTAAGGAAATGTCCAAGGGTTCTTACCGAAGTTTGTTTGATATGAGCGAGTACCGAGAATTCCATCGCGTCGCACTCGCCTATGTCAATCAGATGTTCCAGCAAATTTCCGGAATTAATCTCATCACGTACTAT GCTCCCTCTCTGTACGCCGAAATCGGTCTGGGCGAAGGCAATCTGCCAAAGTTGTTAGCCGCCTGCAACGGCACCGAATACCTCATGGCTGCATTTATCCCGATTTTCATTATCGAAAAGGCTGGACGTCGGCCACTCATGCTCTTTGGG GCCGCGGGCATGTCTATCTCCATGGCTGTCCTGGCGGGAACCAACTACCGGTTGACGCATCTCGGTGATAGCCAGGCCGGTATCGGACAGGCCgtgttcctcttcgtcttcaacACGTTCTTCGCCATCGGTTGGCTTGGAATGACCTGGTTATACCCGGCGGAGATCGTCCCACTGCGAATTCGTGCACCAACTAATGCACTGGCAACCAG CGCAAACTggatcttcaacttcatggTCGTGATGATTACTCCGGTCTCATTCACCAATATCGGTTACAAGACCTATGTCATCTTCGCTGTCAT AAACGCATTTATGTTCCCCTGCGtgtatttcttcttcccggAAACCCGCTACCGTTccctggaagagatggacaACATCTTCAAGAAGTCCACGAACGTTTTCAACGCGGTGACCATCTCAATCAAAGAACCTTACCGCTACGACAAACACGGCCAGCTGAAGCCGGAGTACCTCGAGGAGGCCATCCGTCGCGAGAGCGTTACGGCCCCGGCCCCCGTCAAGCCCTTTGAGAGCGACGACAGTACCACTGAAGTCAAGGCTTGA